The following are encoded in a window of Peromyscus eremicus chromosome 12, PerEre_H2_v1, whole genome shotgun sequence genomic DNA:
- the Ap2m1 gene encoding AP-2 complex subunit mu, whose product MIGGLFIYNHKGEVLISRVYRDDIGRNAVDAFRVNVIHARQQVRSPVTNIARTSFFHVKRSNIWLAAVTKQNVNAAMVFEFLYKMCDVMAAYFGKISEENIKNNFVLIYELLDEILDFGYPQNSETGALKTFITQQGIKSQHQTKEEQSQITSQVTGQIGWRREGIKYRRNELFLDVLESVNLLMSPQGQVLSAHVSGRVVMKSYLSGMPECKFGMNDKIVIEKQGKGTADETGKSGKQSIAIDDCTFHQCVRLSKFDSERSISFIPPDGEFELMRYRTTKDIILPFRVIPLVREVGRTKLEVKVVIKSNFKPSLLAQKIEVRIPTPLNTSGVQVICMKGKAKYKASENAIVWKIKRMAGMKESQISAEIELLPTNDKKKWARPPISMNFEVPFAPSGLKVRYLKVFEPKLNYSDHDVIKWVRYIGRSGIYETRC is encoded by the exons ATGATTGGAGGTTTATTCATCTATAATCACAAGGGGGAGGTGCTCATCTCCCGGGTGTACCGAGATGACATCGG GAGGAATGCAGTGGACGCCTTTCGGGTCAACGTGATTCACGCACGGCAGCAGGTGCGCAGCCCTGTCACGAACATTGCCCGCACCAGCTTCTTCCATGTTAAGCGGTCCAACATCTGGCTGGCAGCCGTCACCAAGCAGAATGTCAATGCTGCCATGGTCTTCGAGTTCCTCTACAAGATGTGTGACGTAATGGCTGCTTACTTTGGCAAGATCAGTGAGGAGAACATCAAGAATAATTTTGTGCTCATATACGAGCTGCTGGATG AGATTCTGGACTTCGGCTACCCACAGAACTCAGAGACAGGTGCACTAAAGACCTTCATCACCCAGCAGGGCATCAAGAGTCAG CATCAG ACAAAAGAAGAACAATCCCAGATCACCAGCCAGGTGACTGGGCAGATCGGCTGGCGGCGGGAAGGGATCAAGTATCGGCGAAACGAACTCTTCCTAGATGTTCTGGAGAGTGTGAATCTGCTCATGTCCCCCCAGG GGCAGGTGCTGAGTGCCCATGTGTCAGGCCGGGTGGTGATGAAGAGTTACCTGAGTGGCATGCCTGAGTGCAAGTTTGGAATGAATGACAAGATTGTCATTGAAAAGCAGGGCAAAGGCACAGCGGATGAAACAGGCAAGAG CGGGAAGCAATCAATTGCCATTGATGACTGCACCTTCCACCAGTGTGTGCGACTCAGCAAGTTTGACTCTGAACGAAGCATCAGCTTCATCCCACCTGATGGAGAGTTTGAACTCATGAG ATACCGCACTACCAAGGACATCATCCTCCCTTTCCGGGTGATCCCGCTGGTGCGGGAGGTGGGGCGCACCAAACTGGAGGTCAAGGTGGTCATCAAGTCCAACTTCAAGCCCTCGCTTCTGGCCCAGAAGATTGAG GTGAGGATCCCAACCCCACTGAACACGAGCGGGGTGCAGGTGATCTGCATGAAGGGGAAGGCCAAGTACAAGGCCAGCGAGAACGCCATTGTATGGAA GATCAAGCGCATGGCAGGCATGAAGGAATCACAGATCAGCGCAGAGATTGAGCTTCTGCCCACCAACGATAAGAAGAAATGGGCTCGACCCCCCATCTCCATGAACTTTGAG GTGCCATTCGCGCCCTCTGGCCTCAAGGTGCGCTACTTGAAGGTATTCGAGCCGAAGCTGAACTACAGTGACCATGATGTCATCAAATGGGTGCGATACATTGGCCGCAGCGGCATTTATGAAACCCGCTGCTAG